A region from the Arachis ipaensis cultivar K30076 chromosome B01, Araip1.1, whole genome shotgun sequence genome encodes:
- the LOC107626782 gene encoding uncharacterized protein LOC107626782 translates to MKKTPCSSYQKNHLIGSFPSPGAPNYREKGAVISSQKGWSSERVAKASSSSIRRHTMSGLTPFYSAGGRTMPSKWDEAERWICSPVSSSSADVRQPHQRRPKSISGPIVDHGQQGPQVAACYYSPSSSSSSMVPIRQGLVVRNLVVGSPFSTGVLAPLAVSVHHYDDGMDSSGSPLLHAAPLCPQHSCHPSSPLSQDLLDKNHDEDDMMFSKCDKGTQMSPADETESDLHSSPESCTGSAMVQPGCHSPKLEVRDVQVDSQATLIRGSKRHATKSLSCHKEFRENSTETSQFSPWDIGDSASDISKLKREEAKIIAWENLQKAKAEAAIRKLEMKLEKKRSSSMDKILSKLRKAETKAENMRSSIPEQEENRASKNCKVFSFPIWSPISCFSTHAVAD, encoded by the exons ATGAAGAAAACGCCTTGTTCCTCTTATCAGAAGAACCACCTGATTGGGTCTTTCCCAAGCCCAGGGGCACCAAACTACAGAGAGAAAGGCGCAGTGATAAGTTCCCAAAAAGGATGGAGCTCAGAGAGAGTAGCAAAAGCTTCAAGCAGCAGCATAAGAAGACACACAATGTCTGGTCTCACACCCTTCTACAGCGCCGGCGGAAGAACAATGCCTTCCAAATGGGACGAAGCTGAGAGATGGATTTGTAGCccagtttcttcttcttctgctgaCGTCAGACAACCTCATCAGCGTAGACCCAAGTCCATAAGCGGCCCAATTGTTGATCATGGTCAACAAGGCCCTCAAGTGGCGGCTTGTTACTactcaccttcttcttcttcttcttctatggtTCCGATTCGGCAGGGTTTGGTTGTGAGGAACTTGGTTGTTGGTTCACCCTTCTCCACCGGCGTGCTTGCACCGCTTGCTGTTTCTGTTCACCATTATGATGATGGAATGGATTCTTCTGGTAGTCCTCTGCTCCACGCTGCACCGCTCTGCCCTCAACACTCATGTCACCCATCGTCTCCTCTCTCCCAAG ATTTACTAGATAAGAATCACGATGAGGATGACATGATGTTCTCAAAATGTGACAAAGGAACACAAATGAGCCCTGCAGATGAAACAGAGAGTGATCTGCATTCATCTCCAGAATCTTGCACCGGTTCAGCCATGGTTCAACCGGGTTGCCATTCCCCTAAGCTTGAGGTCAGAGATGTGCAGGTTGATAGCCAAGCTACTCTTATCAGGGGATCCAAAAGGCACGCAACGAAATCTCTGAGTTGCCACAAAGAGTTCAGAGAAAATAGTACAGAAACCAGCCAATTTTCACCTTGGGATATTGGAGACTCGGCCTCAGACATTTCCAA GTTAAAGAGAGAGGAAGCCAAAATAATTGCGTGGGAGAATTTGCAGAAAGCAAAGGCCGAAGCTGCAATACGCAAACTTGAG ATGAAATTGGAGAAGAAGCGATCATCATCAATGGATAAGATTCTAAGCAAGTTGAGAAAGGCAGAGACAAAAGCTGAAAATATGAGAAGCTCGATCcctgaacaagaagaaaaccgGGCTTCCAAGAACTGCAAAGTGTTTTCATTCCCGATATGGTCCCCAATCAGCTGCTTCAGCACCCATGCTGTTGCTGACTGA
- the LOC110270039 gene encoding uncharacterized protein LOC110270039, giving the protein MFLCLTVTVQHVISPWHIDTILNVSNSRRYRWPLHIFQWLETVIKKYQLKNNKSCEGCMFALLVLYFQKLKHGKLKTCQEPEPWLAAWTATVLSAMVATV; this is encoded by the exons ATGTTCCTGTGTTTGACTGTGACTGTGCAGCACGTCATCTCGCCGTGGCACATCGATACAATACTCAATGTTTCTAATTCGCGGAGATACCGATGGCCTTTGCACATTTTTCAATGGTTAGAAACGGTGATCAAGAAGTATCAACTTAAAAATAACAAGTCCTGTGAGGGCTGCATGTTCGCATTGCTG GTATTGTACTTCCAGAAACTAAAGCATGGTAAACTCAAGACATGTCAAGAACCGGAGCCGTGGCTAGCTGCATGGACTGCCACAGTGCTTAGCGCTATGGTAGCAACTGTTTAA
- the LOC107647544 gene encoding uncharacterized protein LOC107647544 yields MIITGDDVNGICDLKASFHHTFEMKDLGSLSYFIGLKVISSDGSIYLSQAKYVSDFLAQARITDSHIESTPLEPNIWFTSMDDTVLDNPTFYQQLVGNLVYLTATRLDIAYSVHVLSQFLSTPRTIHYASVLRIIC; encoded by the coding sequence atgatcattactggagatgatgttAATGGTATCTGTGATCTTAAAGCATCCTTTCACCAcacttttgagatgaaagatcttggttctctcagttaTTTTATTGGCCTTAAAGTCATATCCTCAGATGGCAGtatctatctctctcaagctaagTATGTTTCTGACTTTCTTGCTCAAGCCAGAATTACAGATAGTCACattgagtctactcctcttgagcctaatatTTGGTTTACTTCTATGGATGATACTGTTTTAGATAATCCTACTTTTTATCAACAGTTAGTTGGAAATCTCGTCTACTTGACTGCCACACGACTAGACATCGCTTATTCAGTTCATgttcttagccagttcttgtcaacTCCTCGTACTATTCATTATGCGTCAGTTCTTCGCATTATTTGTTAA